In Hydractinia symbiolongicarpus strain clone_291-10 chromosome 4, HSymV2.1, whole genome shotgun sequence, the following proteins share a genomic window:
- the LOC130641065 gene encoding potassium voltage-gated channel subfamily C member 1-like — MNRLHSRVSSLQPRGTHIQNTQKRIHLNVGGEKHSPYVSTLKNVPDSPLAWIISEDCKGNLDYDPTTDVYFFDRHPGVFSQVLNYFQTGKLHCPRDVCGPMFQAELHFWGIDETQMEACCWPNYTKHREIQENLKLFRITRSNSITHPEEPAEKKKNSDIVSVKNKWNRYQRIIWEALDEPHSSKGGKIFAYISIGFIVLSIVTYSMMTVDAIFPSCTIQDLYNETATDNSTQNATSSKCITVYNHPLTVVGFFEIVLTIWFTMEIVIRFMFCPYKQTFMKQPSNWVDLMAVIPVYLLIFSSRTELIMILNMVRYVRIFRFFMLLYDLHILGKTLQASMNQLFILFLILCVPAVIFSSIVYYTEYYFGGEKSKIDFKDIPTSIWWSVITMTTVGYGRVTPESTPGRIFGALAALIGILILSMTTSVIGSSFQQYYNVARTQMKIPAKSRSMVLLNNKHTLLGLIRQNDKPASIQSDDSKDSGYGRSPIPPSLDTEHSNTPPAPRERNVIIKINQEDNDSQHPSVLI; from the exons ATGAACAGATTACACTCGAGAGTTAGTTCCTTGCAACCAAGAGGTACACACATACAGAACACTCAAAAAAGGATCCATTTAAACGTGGGAGGAGAGAAGCATTCCCCTTATGTCAGCACATTAAAGAATGTTCCAGATTCACCACTAGCCTGGATAATAAGTGAAGATTGTAAAGGAAATTTAGACTATGATCCAACAACGGATGTTTATTTCTTCGACAGACATCCAGGAGTTTTTTCACAAGTTTTGAACTATTTTCAAACTGGAAAACTGCATTGTCCGCGAGATGTTTGTGGACCAATGTTTCAAGCAGAGTTGCATTTTTGGGGAATCGATGAAACACAGATGGAAG CATGCTGTTGGCCAAATTACACAAAACATCGGGAAATccaagaaaatttaaaactttttcggATCACACGATCAAACAGTATTACCCATCCAGAAGAACCagcagaaaagaaaaagaacagtGATATAGTATCGGTAAAAAATAAATGGAATCGATATCAGAGAATTATCTGGGAAGCATTAGATGAACCCCATTCTTCAAAAGGTGGAAAG atttttgcgTATATATCAATTGGCTTTATCGTTTTGTCAATTGTCACTTATTCTATGATGACTGTTGACGCCATATTTCCTTCATGCACAAtacaagatctatacaatgagaCAGCTACGGACAACAGCACACAAAATG CAACTTCTTCAAAATGCATCACAGTTTATAACCATCCATTAACAGTAGTGGGATTTTTTGAGATTGTGTTGACAATTTGGTTCACTATGGAAATTGTCATCAGATTCATGTTTTGTCCTTACAAACAAACTTTCATGAAACAACCTTCAAACTGGGTAGATCTGATGGCTGTTATTCCAGTTTATTTGCTGATATTTTCAAGTCGAACCGAGTTGATTATGATCTTAAACATGGTTCGATATGTTCGCATCTTTCGATTTTTTATGTTGCTTTATGATCTGCACATACTTGGAAAGACCTTACAAGCAAGTATGAACCAGCTTTTCATTTTGTTCCTAATCCTCTGCGTTCCAGCTGTTATATTTTCAAGTATTGTGTATTATACGGAGTATTATTTTGgtggagaaaaaagcaaaatagaTTTTAAAGACATACCCACGTCCATTTGGTGGAGTGTGATAACCATGACAACTGTTGGATATGGCAGAGTCACACCAGAATCAACACCCGGTCGAATATTTGGAGCTCTCGCAGCTTTGATCGGCATACTCATTTTGTCAATGACAACGTCAGTGATTGGATCTAGCTTCCAGCAGTATTACAACGTTGCAAGAACACAAATGAAAATTCCCGCCAAAAGTCGATCCATGGTGCTTTTAAACAACAAACACACACTCTTGGGTTTAATACGCCAAAATGACAAACCTGCTAGCATCCAATCAGATGATTCAAAAGATAGTGGTTACGGTCGCTCACCAATACCTCCGTCCTTAGATACAGAGCATTCGAACACCCCTCCAGCTCCTCGCGAACGTAATGTTATAATCAAAATAAACCAGGAAGACAATGATTCCCAGCATCCAAGTGTGCTCATATGA